The Amycolatopsis viridis genome window below encodes:
- a CDS encoding 30S ribosomal protein bS22, whose protein sequence is MGSVIKKRRKRMSKKKHRKLLRRTRMQRRKQGK, encoded by the coding sequence GTGGGCTCGGTGATCAAAAAGCGCCGCAAGCGCATGTCCAAGAAGAAGCACCGCAAGCTGCTGCGCCGCACGCGGATGCAGCGGCGCAAGCAGGGCAAGTAA
- a CDS encoding redox-sensing transcriptional repressor Rex — protein MVAQRGRRNGAAVAGKLSTPDADNAPTAEMPAVTENGAEEARVRAIPEAAVARLAVYLRVLSAMAEQGATTVASEELAAAAGVNSAKLRKDLSYLGSYGTRGVGYEVAVLVGQLERTLGLTRQHKVAVVGIGNLGHALANYGGFPGRGFPVEALFDIDPDLIGVPVGGIPVSHLNDIPEVCSERGISIGVIATPPPAAQTVADRLVAGGVQCILNFAPVVLQVPEHVEVRKVDLAVELQILSFHVARRAENVGNGMVVR, from the coding sequence GTGGTGGCACAGCGTGGCCGGCGCAACGGTGCGGCCGTCGCCGGAAAGCTGTCCACGCCGGACGCCGACAACGCCCCGACCGCGGAGATGCCCGCGGTCACCGAGAACGGCGCCGAGGAGGCCCGGGTCCGCGCGATCCCGGAGGCCGCCGTCGCCCGTCTCGCCGTGTACCTGCGCGTGCTCTCCGCGATGGCCGAGCAGGGCGCGACCACCGTGGCCAGCGAGGAGCTCGCCGCCGCGGCCGGGGTGAACTCCGCCAAGCTGCGCAAGGACCTGTCCTACCTCGGCTCGTACGGCACGCGTGGCGTCGGCTACGAGGTCGCGGTGCTGGTCGGGCAGCTCGAACGGACACTGGGACTCACGCGACAGCACAAGGTGGCCGTCGTCGGAATCGGTAACCTCGGTCATGCGTTGGCCAACTACGGAGGCTTCCCCGGCCGGGGGTTCCCGGTCGAGGCGCTGTTCGACATCGACCCCGACCTGATCGGCGTGCCGGTCGGCGGGATCCCGGTGTCGCACCTCAACGACATCCCCGAGGTGTGCTCGGAGCGGGGGATCTCGATCGGCGTCATCGCGACGCCGCCGCCCGCGGCGCAGACGGTCGCCGACCGGCTGGTGGCGGGCGGGGTGCAGTGCATCCTGAACTTCGCGCCGGTGGTCCTCCAGGTGCCCGAGCACGTCGAGGTGCGCAAGGTCGACCTGGCCGTGGAGTTGCAGATCCTGTCGTTCCACGTGGCCCGGCGAGCGGAGAACGTGGGTAACGGAATGGTGGTGCGGTAA
- a CDS encoding helix-turn-helix domain-containing protein, translating into MPSNNKDVPAVGQVQFLTVAEVAALMRVSKMTVYRLVHSGELPAVRVGKSFRVPEKAVHEYLESAYFDVG; encoded by the coding sequence ATGCCGTCGAACAACAAGGACGTGCCCGCAGTCGGGCAGGTCCAGTTCCTGACGGTCGCCGAGGTGGCTGCGCTGATGCGGGTCTCCAAGATGACCGTCTACCGGCTCGTGCACTCGGGCGAGCTACCGGCCGTTCGCGTCGGCAAGTCGTTCCGGGTGCCCGAGAAGGCAGTGCACGAATACCTGGAGAGCGCCTACTTCGACGTGGGCTGA
- the proC gene encoding pyrroline-5-carboxylate reductase, whose product MTVIAVLGAGKIGEALLAGLLQGGRGPAELLFTERHPERSADLTERYGIAGVEVAEAAKRADVLVVAVKPQDIEPVLAELAPLVGPNSLVVSLCAGLPTSLYERWLPDGVPVVRVMPNTPMVVGEAMSAVSPGRHATREHVALVTEMLSTVGQVVEVPESQQDAVTALSGSGPAYFFFLVEAMIDAGILLGLPRAVAEKLIIQSAVGAAKMLAETGEHPVILREAVTSPAGTTINAIRELEKHGVRAALLAAIEAARDRSVELGKAHE is encoded by the coding sequence ATGACGGTGATTGCGGTTCTCGGGGCGGGGAAGATCGGTGAGGCGCTGCTGGCGGGCCTGTTGCAGGGCGGGCGCGGCCCGGCGGAGCTGCTGTTCACCGAACGCCACCCGGAGCGCTCCGCGGACCTGACCGAGCGGTACGGGATCGCCGGGGTCGAGGTCGCGGAGGCGGCCAAACGCGCCGACGTGCTGGTCGTCGCGGTCAAGCCGCAGGACATCGAGCCCGTGCTGGCCGAGCTGGCGCCGCTGGTCGGACCGAATTCGCTGGTCGTGTCGCTGTGCGCGGGCCTGCCGACGAGCCTGTACGAGCGGTGGCTGCCGGACGGTGTGCCGGTGGTGCGGGTGATGCCGAACACGCCGATGGTCGTCGGCGAGGCGATGAGCGCGGTGTCGCCGGGCAGGCACGCGACCCGCGAGCACGTCGCGCTCGTGACGGAGATGCTGTCCACCGTCGGCCAGGTCGTCGAGGTGCCCGAGTCGCAGCAGGACGCGGTCACCGCGCTGTCCGGATCCGGCCCGGCGTACTTCTTCTTCCTGGTCGAGGCCATGATCGACGCCGGTATCCTGCTCGGCCTGCCGCGCGCGGTGGCCGAGAAGCTGATCATCCAGTCGGCCGTCGGAGCGGCGAAGATGCTCGCCGAGACCGGCGAGCACCCGGTGATCCTCCGGGAGGCCGTCACGTCCCCCGCGGGCACCACGATCAACGCCATCCGGGAGCTGGAGAAGCACGGCGTGCGGGCCGCGCTCCTGGCCGCCATCGAGGCGGCCCGGGACCGTTCGGTGGAGCTCGGCAAGGCCCACGAGTAG
- a CDS encoding glutaredoxin family protein gives MAHEVTVMTRQGCPSCVQAERDVERICAELGVPWRAQDVDSDPDWQAEYGDRVPVILVDGAEHGYWKVEEDRFRAALA, from the coding sequence ATGGCCCACGAAGTGACCGTGATGACCCGGCAGGGGTGCCCGTCCTGCGTCCAGGCGGAGCGGGACGTCGAGCGGATCTGCGCCGAGCTGGGCGTGCCGTGGCGCGCCCAGGACGTCGACAGCGACCCGGACTGGCAGGCCGAGTACGGCGACCGGGTGCCGGTGATCCTCGTCGACGGTGCCGAGCACGGCTACTGGAAGGTCGAGGAGGACCGTTTCCGCGCCGCATTGGCCTGA
- a CDS encoding lysophospholipid acyltransferase family protein: MTTSAEARVIPLHAPGREKPADEPPRPGQTPADAPVVAFPGQTAPAAEPAPAPDAVSRLVRFLKHRLTGDYAVDQFGFDAELTDTLLLPPLRLLYEKYFRVTTHGTQNLPDDGGALIVCNHSGTLPLDAVMTAIAVHDETPGRHLRMLGADLVFQTPLLGTLARKTGQTLACAADAERLLCSGELVGVWPEGYKGIGKPFSARYRLQRFGRGGFVSAALRTRVPIIPCAIVGAEEIYPKIGDLKPLARLLGLPYFPVTPFFPLLGPLGAIPLPTKWHIEFGEPIRTDSYAEEDRDDPMLVFSLTDQVREVIQTTLYRRLAHRRSPFRD, from the coding sequence GTGACGACCAGCGCGGAAGCACGGGTCATCCCCCTGCACGCACCCGGGCGCGAGAAGCCGGCGGACGAGCCGCCACGGCCCGGGCAGACCCCGGCCGACGCGCCCGTGGTGGCCTTTCCGGGGCAGACCGCACCGGCGGCGGAGCCGGCACCGGCACCGGACGCCGTCTCCCGGCTCGTGCGGTTCCTCAAACACCGGCTGACCGGCGACTACGCCGTCGACCAGTTCGGCTTCGACGCCGAGCTGACCGACACCCTGCTGCTGCCGCCGCTGCGGCTGCTGTACGAGAAGTACTTCCGGGTGACCACGCACGGCACGCAGAACCTGCCGGACGACGGCGGCGCGCTCATCGTGTGCAACCACTCCGGCACGCTGCCGCTGGACGCGGTGATGACCGCCATCGCGGTGCACGACGAGACCCCCGGCCGGCACCTGCGGATGCTCGGTGCAGACCTGGTGTTCCAGACACCGCTGCTCGGGACGCTCGCCCGCAAGACCGGGCAGACGCTGGCGTGTGCGGCGGACGCGGAGCGGCTGCTGTGCTCGGGTGAGCTGGTGGGCGTGTGGCCGGAGGGTTACAAGGGCATCGGCAAACCGTTCTCGGCGCGGTACCGGTTGCAGCGGTTCGGGCGCGGCGGGTTCGTGTCCGCGGCGCTGCGCACGCGGGTGCCGATCATCCCGTGCGCCATCGTCGGCGCGGAGGAGATCTACCCGAAGATCGGCGACCTGAAGCCGCTGGCGCGGCTGCTGGGGCTGCCGTACTTCCCGGTCACGCCGTTCTTCCCGCTGCTCGGGCCGCTCGGCGCGATCCCGCTGCCGACGAAGTGGCACATCGAGTTCGGGGAGCCGATCCGGACCGACTCCTACGCCGAGGAGGACCGCGACGACCCGATGCTGGTGTTCTCGCTGACCGACCAGGTGCGGGAGGTCATCCAGACCACGCTGTACCGGCGGCTGGCGCACCGGCGCAGCCCGTTCCGGGACTGA
- a CDS encoding NAD-dependent epimerase/dehydratase family protein, translating into MASTVVLVTGVSGELGGRLLVRLGNNPDVERVIGVDTAPPSKAILQRLGHGEFVRADIRNPLIARILDSAGVDTVVHCATTVHPAGPARRTAIKEVNVIGTMRLLAACQRAPKVRKLVVKSTAAVYGAGPRSPAVFTEDAELIPASSTGYAKDAVEVEGYVRGLARRRPDLTITTTRFTNVIGPDVDTVLARYFALPVVPTVLGYDARLQLLHASDALAILEQATLEDKPGVFNAGGDGVLTLSQAIRRAGRVELPVPRAAVGTVAKVLRGAKADFSPDQVRLLNYGRVVDTTRLAEVFGYRPRWSTAAAFDDYVTGRGLRPVLDGAQLAAAADKVLAAIR; encoded by the coding sequence ATGGCGTCCACTGTCGTGCTGGTCACCGGGGTCAGCGGCGAACTCGGCGGCAGGCTGCTGGTACGGCTGGGCAACAACCCGGATGTCGAGCGGGTGATCGGTGTCGACACCGCGCCGCCGTCGAAGGCGATCCTGCAGCGCCTCGGCCACGGCGAGTTCGTCCGGGCCGACATCCGCAACCCGCTGATCGCCCGGATTCTGGATTCCGCCGGCGTCGACACCGTCGTGCACTGCGCGACCACCGTGCACCCGGCGGGGCCCGCCCGCCGCACGGCGATCAAGGAAGTCAACGTCATCGGCACCATGCGCCTGCTCGCCGCGTGCCAGCGGGCCCCGAAGGTGCGCAAACTCGTCGTGAAGTCGACCGCCGCCGTCTACGGCGCGGGGCCGCGGTCGCCGGCCGTGTTCACCGAGGACGCCGAGCTCATCCCGGCCTCGTCCACCGGCTACGCGAAGGACGCGGTCGAGGTGGAGGGCTACGTGCGCGGGCTGGCCCGCCGCCGCCCCGACCTGACCATCACCACCACCCGCTTCACCAACGTCATCGGGCCCGACGTGGACACCGTGCTGGCCCGCTACTTCGCGCTCCCCGTCGTGCCCACCGTGCTGGGCTACGACGCGCGGTTGCAGCTGCTGCACGCCTCCGACGCGCTGGCGATCCTGGAGCAGGCCACCCTGGAGGACAAGCCCGGGGTGTTCAACGCCGGGGGTGACGGGGTACTCACCCTGTCACAGGCGATCCGGCGGGCGGGCCGGGTCGAGCTGCCGGTACCGCGTGCCGCGGTGGGCACGGTGGCCAAGGTGCTGCGTGGTGCGAAGGCGGACTTCTCGCCGGACCAGGTTCGGCTGCTGAACTACGGGCGGGTCGTCGACACGACCCGGCTGGCCGAGGTGTTCGGCTACCGGCCGCGGTGGTCCACCGCGGCGGCCTTCGACGACTACGTCACCGGACGCGGGTTGCGGCCCGTGCTGGACGGCGCGCAGCTAGCCGCGGCGGCCGACAAGGTGCTGGCGGCGATCCGATGA
- a CDS encoding DUF5667 domain-containing protein, whose product MDEPRWSARELEVISGLRGLGRAVEPDDDTRARIRADISRKLAAEPSRRRRAVATFLAAAAALVVLAGGLGLVLSRGALPGDPLYGVKLAGENAELQLTFGDGARGAKHLQFATNRLTELSAMRSPATSEFLTTLSAFTSEATAGSAQLTALGVAGDSGRLEQLRTWTREQSGKLDGLAVPDGARPEFTQAAELLNRIDERAVALSERLSCYRITTGAADELGAVPATGECTVPPQATPGIPSGAPLPPVSAVAPPPVAIPANPATPGTTQPVVPPATGPVPSAGGHAPTVLPPPISAPTATRTPAPPTTTPPPLISLPPLLPGLPGLGIG is encoded by the coding sequence GTGGACGAGCCCCGGTGGTCGGCGCGCGAGCTGGAGGTCATCTCCGGACTACGCGGACTCGGGCGTGCGGTCGAACCGGACGACGACACCCGGGCCCGCATCCGCGCGGACATCTCCCGGAAGCTCGCGGCCGAGCCGAGCCGCCGGCGGCGGGCGGTGGCGACGTTCCTCGCCGCCGCGGCCGCGCTGGTCGTTCTCGCGGGCGGGCTCGGCCTGGTGCTCTCCCGCGGAGCGCTGCCCGGCGACCCGCTCTACGGCGTGAAGCTGGCCGGCGAGAACGCCGAACTCCAGCTCACCTTCGGCGACGGCGCGCGGGGGGCGAAGCACCTGCAGTTCGCCACGAACCGGCTGACGGAGCTCTCCGCGATGCGGTCCCCGGCCACCAGTGAGTTTCTGACAACGTTGTCGGCATTCACGTCGGAGGCAACGGCCGGCAGTGCGCAGCTCACCGCGCTCGGCGTGGCCGGCGACAGCGGGCGGCTGGAGCAGCTGCGGACGTGGACGCGCGAGCAGAGCGGCAAGCTGGACGGCCTCGCGGTCCCGGACGGAGCGCGGCCCGAGTTCACGCAGGCGGCCGAGCTGCTGAACCGCATCGACGAGCGCGCCGTGGCGCTGTCCGAGCGGCTGTCCTGCTACCGGATCACCACCGGTGCGGCCGACGAGCTCGGCGCCGTGCCCGCCACCGGCGAGTGCACCGTGCCGCCGCAGGCCACGCCCGGCATCCCGTCCGGCGCCCCGCTGCCGCCGGTCAGCGCGGTGGCACCGCCGCCGGTCGCGATCCCGGCCAACCCGGCCACGCCGGGCACGACGCAACCGGTGGTGCCCCCGGCGACCGGTCCCGTCCCGTCGGCCGGCGGGCACGCGCCGACCGTGTTGCCGCCGCCGATCAGCGCGCCCACCGCAACCCGGACACCGGCGCCGCCGACCACCACGCCGCCGCCGCTGATCTCGCTGCCGCCCTTGCTGCCGGGCCTGCCCGGGCTGGGGATCGGCTGA
- a CDS encoding molybdopterin-dependent oxidoreductase produces MRTDSPRLSAPVAALTGVVSLVAALGAGHLVSGFVGAGASPFVAVGDAAIDLTPTWLKDFAVAAFGTADKAVLLAGMAVVALALAVAAGLAARRRAAPGLVFVAVVGVLGGVAVVTRPDLGQVALLAPVASLVAGLAVFAWLHRTALAGWPESAARRNFLLATAGAGAAGIAGQLAGTSRDAAGSRAAVGPLVPARTAPPVPAGADFAKFGTPAFLTANADFYRVDTALVVPQVRTEDWSLRIHGMVEREVRYSWADIRDRPLVERIVTLCCVSNPVGGPYISTARFVGVDLADLLGEAGVRPGAEQVFSTSADGWTAGTPVSAMTDPGVGAMLAIGMNGEPLPIEHGFPARLVVPGLYGYVSATKWVTDLEVTTWDARAPYWLQRGWAEQAPVKTESRIDAPHDAVPAGRVRIAGIAWAQHTGIDRVEVSVDDGPWVPAELSTEVTVDAWRMWWVDAAAARGSHVVRVRATDRHGYTQTDQLADVVPDGATGWHTISFTAR; encoded by the coding sequence GTGCGCACCGACTCGCCCCGGCTGTCCGCACCCGTGGCCGCGCTGACCGGGGTGGTCTCCCTGGTCGCGGCACTCGGTGCCGGGCACCTGGTGTCCGGGTTCGTCGGCGCCGGCGCCTCGCCGTTCGTCGCCGTGGGTGACGCGGCGATCGACCTGACCCCGACCTGGCTCAAGGACTTCGCGGTCGCGGCGTTCGGCACCGCGGACAAGGCGGTGCTGCTGGCCGGAATGGCGGTGGTGGCGCTCGCGCTGGCGGTCGCCGCCGGGCTGGCCGCGCGCCGCCGGGCCGCCCCCGGCCTGGTGTTCGTCGCCGTGGTCGGCGTGCTCGGCGGGGTCGCCGTCGTCACCCGGCCGGACCTCGGGCAGGTCGCGTTGCTCGCGCCGGTGGCCAGCCTGGTCGCCGGGCTCGCGGTGTTCGCATGGCTGCACCGGACCGCGCTCGCCGGGTGGCCGGAGTCGGCCGCGCGGCGGAACTTCCTGCTCGCGACGGCCGGGGCCGGGGCCGCCGGGATCGCCGGCCAGCTCGCCGGCACCAGCCGGGACGCGGCCGGTTCCCGTGCCGCCGTCGGGCCGCTGGTGCCCGCGCGGACCGCACCGCCGGTGCCCGCCGGCGCCGACTTCGCGAAGTTCGGCACCCCGGCCTTCCTCACCGCGAACGCGGACTTCTACCGGGTGGACACGGCGCTCGTCGTGCCGCAGGTGCGCACCGAGGACTGGTCACTGCGGATCCACGGCATGGTGGAGCGCGAGGTCAGGTACTCCTGGGCGGACATCCGGGACCGCCCGCTGGTCGAGCGGATCGTCACGCTGTGCTGCGTGTCCAACCCGGTCGGCGGGCCGTACATCTCCACCGCGCGGTTCGTCGGCGTGGACCTGGCCGACCTGCTGGGCGAGGCCGGGGTGCGGCCGGGCGCCGAGCAGGTGTTCTCCACCAGCGCCGACGGCTGGACCGCGGGCACCCCGGTGTCCGCGATGACCGATCCCGGCGTCGGCGCGATGCTCGCGATCGGCATGAACGGCGAGCCGCTGCCCATCGAGCACGGGTTCCCGGCCCGGCTGGTCGTGCCGGGGCTGTACGGCTACGTGTCCGCGACGAAGTGGGTCACCGACCTGGAGGTCACCACCTGGGACGCGCGGGCCCCGTACTGGCTCCAGCGCGGCTGGGCCGAGCAGGCGCCGGTCAAGACCGAGTCCCGGATCGACGCCCCGCACGACGCGGTGCCGGCCGGGCGGGTCCGGATCGCGGGCATCGCGTGGGCGCAGCACACCGGCATCGACCGGGTGGAGGTGAGCGTGGACGACGGGCCGTGGGTGCCGGCCGAGCTGTCCACCGAGGTCACGGTGGACGCGTGGCGGATGTGGTGGGTTGATGCCGCCGCCGCGCGGGGCAGCCACGTCGTGCGGGTGCGGGCGACCGACCGCCACGGCTACACCCAGACCGACCAGCTCGCGGATGTCGTTCCGGACGGCGCCACCGGCTGGCACACGATATCCTTCACCGCACGCTAG
- a CDS encoding sigma-70 family RNA polymerase sigma factor codes for MTNWLAARPAGLHVGTVARAAEVPDEQAGPWALVRAAQQGDTAAFGVLYDQYVDVVYRYVYFRLTDRELAEDITSETFLRALRRISTVSYQGRDVGAWFITIARNIVLDHLKSSRYKLEVVTGEIADSGTAPFAAASGPDAGPEQQAVTSATRDALLSAIAGLGDDQRECIVLRFIQGLSLAETARIMKRNEGAIKALQHRAVRKLAQLLPDGWR; via the coding sequence GTGACGAACTGGCTTGCCGCCCGCCCAGCGGGCCTGCACGTCGGCACGGTCGCCCGCGCGGCGGAGGTGCCGGACGAGCAGGCGGGGCCCTGGGCCCTGGTCCGCGCCGCCCAGCAGGGCGACACGGCCGCTTTCGGCGTGCTCTACGACCAGTACGTGGACGTCGTGTACCGCTACGTGTACTTCCGGCTCACCGACCGCGAGCTCGCCGAGGACATCACCAGCGAGACGTTCCTGCGGGCGCTGCGCCGGATCTCGACGGTGAGCTACCAGGGGCGTGACGTCGGCGCGTGGTTCATCACCATCGCCCGCAACATCGTCCTCGACCACCTCAAGTCCAGCCGCTACAAACTCGAGGTCGTCACCGGCGAGATCGCCGACTCGGGCACCGCGCCGTTCGCCGCCGCGAGCGGGCCGGACGCCGGGCCGGAGCAGCAGGCGGTCACGAGCGCCACCCGCGACGCCCTGTTGTCCGCGATCGCCGGCCTGGGCGACGACCAGCGCGAATGCATCGTGCTGCGGTTCATCCAGGGCCTGTCGCTGGCGGAGACCGCGCGGATCATGAAGCGCAACGAAGGTGCCATCAAGGCGCTCCAGCACCGCGCGGTGCGCAAGCTCGCGCAGCTCCTGCCGGACGGGTGGCGCTGA
- a CDS encoding AMP-binding protein, producing the protein MHTVNIADLLAGAAERWPDAVAVIDTTGGVSLTWAELDAAAGGLAQRLADHGVRAGDRVVLRLPTSADFAVSLFGVARSGAIAVPVSPLAPRPELDPVLAHSGATLVISRNPDDGTAGAPVLRPELGPGAQFPATGGGEDIAVLSYTSGTTGPPRGVMLSHRALLANLDQLGRLDPAPVGHDDRVLIAIPLFHVYGLGPGLLLSAASGATAVLAERFDARQALRACADHRVTVIGGVPAMYAELAALEPDELAAGLATVRLLTSGAAPLHPKVLAAIREKTGLGVFEGYGLTETAPVVTSTLVTGYPKPGSTGRPLPGVEVRLVGPDGSGEPVPLDPEDPEDVFEEDGDGTGLVAIRGANLFSGYWPDGAHGPDADGWFRTGDVGFLDSDGDLHLVDRANDLIIVNGFNVFPHEVEEVIAQLPEVAEVAVVGVLDERSGEAVKAVVVPSAGASLSEQQVVEHCAASLAGYKVPHAVEFAERLPHSPTGKLRRVQLRG; encoded by the coding sequence ATGCACACGGTCAACATCGCCGACCTGCTCGCCGGCGCCGCGGAGCGGTGGCCGGACGCCGTCGCGGTGATCGACACCACCGGCGGGGTGAGCCTGACCTGGGCCGAGCTGGACGCCGCCGCGGGCGGGCTCGCGCAGCGGCTCGCGGACCACGGCGTGCGAGCCGGTGACCGGGTGGTGCTGCGGCTGCCCACGTCGGCGGACTTCGCGGTCAGCCTGTTCGGTGTCGCCCGTTCCGGTGCGATCGCGGTGCCGGTCTCGCCGCTCGCTCCGCGGCCGGAGCTGGACCCCGTGCTCGCGCACAGCGGCGCGACCCTGGTGATCAGCCGCAACCCCGACGACGGCACCGCCGGGGCGCCCGTGCTGCGGCCGGAACTCGGTCCCGGAGCGCAGTTCCCCGCCACGGGCGGGGGAGAGGACATCGCCGTCCTGTCCTACACCTCGGGCACCACCGGTCCGCCGCGCGGCGTGATGCTGTCCCACCGCGCGCTGCTGGCCAACCTCGACCAGCTGGGCCGGCTCGACCCGGCGCCCGTGGGGCACGACGACCGGGTGCTGATCGCGATCCCCTTGTTCCACGTCTACGGCCTCGGTCCGGGCCTGCTGCTCAGCGCCGCGTCCGGCGCGACCGCGGTGCTCGCCGAGCGGTTCGACGCCCGCCAGGCGCTGCGGGCGTGCGCCGACCACCGGGTCACCGTGATCGGCGGCGTTCCCGCGATGTACGCCGAGCTGGCCGCGCTGGAACCGGACGAGCTGGCCGCCGGCCTGGCGACCGTGCGGCTGCTCACCTCCGGCGCCGCACCCCTGCACCCGAAGGTGCTGGCCGCGATCCGGGAGAAGACCGGGCTCGGCGTCTTCGAGGGCTACGGGCTCACCGAGACCGCGCCGGTGGTGACGTCGACGCTGGTCACCGGCTACCCGAAGCCCGGCTCGACCGGGCGCCCGCTGCCCGGCGTGGAGGTGCGGCTGGTCGGCCCGGACGGCTCGGGCGAACCGGTGCCGCTCGATCCGGAGGACCCGGAGGACGTCTTCGAGGAGGACGGCGACGGCACCGGCCTGGTCGCGATCCGCGGCGCGAACCTGTTCTCCGGCTACTGGCCGGACGGGGCGCACGGACCGGACGCCGACGGCTGGTTCCGCACCGGCGACGTCGGCTTCCTGGACAGCGACGGCGACCTGCACCTGGTCGACCGCGCCAACGACCTGATCATCGTCAACGGCTTCAACGTGTTCCCGCACGAGGTCGAGGAGGTCATCGCGCAGCTGCCGGAGGTTGCCGAGGTCGCCGTGGTCGGCGTGCTCGACGAGCGCAGCGGCGAGGCGGTCAAGGCGGTGGTCGTGCCGTCCGCCGGGGCGTCGCTGTCCGAGCAGCAGGTCGTCGAGCACTGTGCGGCCAGCCTCGCCGGGTACAAGGTGCCGCACGCCGTCGAGTTCGCCGAGCGGTTGCCGCATTCCCCGACCGGCAAGCTGCGCCGGGTCCAGCTGCGAGGATGA
- a CDS encoding DMT family transporter, which yields MAWLVLIVSGLLETVWAAALNAARGFSRPLPSVVFAVALVASMAGLSFAMRSIPIGTGYAVWVGIGAIGTAVYGMVALGDPVTATRLVCLGLIVAGVLGLKVLH from the coding sequence GTGGCGTGGCTCGTGCTCATCGTGTCCGGCCTGCTCGAAACCGTGTGGGCGGCCGCCCTCAACGCCGCCCGCGGGTTCAGCCGCCCGCTGCCCAGCGTGGTTTTTGCCGTCGCCCTGGTCGCCAGCATGGCCGGGCTGTCCTTCGCCATGCGGTCGATCCCCATCGGGACCGGCTACGCGGTCTGGGTGGGCATCGGTGCGATCGGCACCGCGGTGTACGGCATGGTCGCCCTCGGCGACCCGGTGACCGCGACCCGGCTGGTGTGCCTGGGGCTCATCGTCGCCGGGGTGCTCGGACTCAAGGTCCTGCACTGA
- a CDS encoding HAD family hydrolase, which yields MCVWRSRGESPERERLAEMAGEASADAAVAMESQPDAPPAPPDLTAAAFFDVDNTMMMGASIFHFARGLAARKYFTTSDLAGFAWQQIKFRVGGRESHSGVQSSREQALSFVAGKTVAEMNQVGEEIYDELMADKIWSGTRALAEMHLNAGQRVWLVTATPVELAAIISRRLGLTGALGTVAEHVDGVYTGRLVGDLLHGRAKAHAVRALAAREGLNLRRCTAYSDSSNDIPMLSVCGTAVAVNPDAGLREVARARGWEIRDFRTGRKAAKIGVPSVLGAGALAGAVAAGMAYRRR from the coding sequence GTGTGCGTGTGGCGGAGCAGGGGTGAGAGCCCGGAGCGCGAGCGGCTCGCCGAGATGGCCGGGGAGGCGTCGGCCGACGCCGCCGTGGCCATGGAGTCCCAGCCGGACGCACCGCCGGCACCCCCGGACCTGACCGCCGCCGCGTTCTTCGACGTCGACAACACGATGATGATGGGCGCGTCGATCTTCCACTTCGCCCGCGGCCTGGCGGCCCGCAAGTACTTCACCACGTCGGACCTGGCCGGGTTCGCCTGGCAGCAGATCAAGTTCCGGGTGGGCGGGCGCGAATCGCACAGCGGCGTCCAGTCGAGCCGGGAACAGGCACTGTCGTTCGTCGCGGGCAAGACGGTCGCCGAGATGAACCAGGTCGGCGAGGAGATCTACGACGAGCTGATGGCCGACAAGATCTGGTCGGGCACGCGCGCGCTGGCGGAGATGCACCTCAACGCCGGTCAGCGGGTCTGGCTGGTCACGGCCACCCCGGTCGAGCTGGCGGCGATCATCTCCCGGCGGCTCGGGCTGACCGGCGCGCTGGGCACGGTCGCCGAGCACGTGGACGGCGTGTACACCGGCCGCCTGGTCGGCGATCTGCTGCACGGCCGCGCGAAGGCGCACGCGGTGCGGGCGCTCGCCGCGCGGGAGGGCCTGAACCTGCGCCGCTGCACGGCGTACTCGGACTCGTCGAACGACATCCCGATGCTGTCGGTGTGCGGCACCGCGGTCGCGGTCAACCCGGACGCCGGGCTGCGCGAGGTGGCGCGTGCCCGCGGCTGGGAGATCCGCGACTTCCGGACCGGCCGCAAGGCGGCGAAGATCGGGGTGCCGTCCGTACTGGGGGCCGGTGCACTGGCGGGCGCCGTCGCCGCCGGAATGGCCTACCGCCGCCGCTGA